One Lactobacillus crispatus DNA segment encodes these proteins:
- the dnaN gene encoding DNA polymerase III subunit beta — translation MKFTINRNLFIENLNNVMRAISSRATIPILSGIKLDLTEDELTLTGSDTDISIEIQIPVNDDLNVESTGSIVLPARFFSEIVKKLPGKDFSFEVKESFQTQIISENSEFTINGLDANNYPRLPEIPDAASFTISGKTFREIINETQFATSNDQTRAILTGVRFFFSPDKIKAVATDSHRLSQRTIALENGPQAETDLIIPGKSLQELARIIGEADPEVKVCPGDNQALFVIGNLSFYSRLLDGNYPDTDRLIPTEKTTSVEFDISELSSALERASLLTHAGRNNVVTLTLDIENQSAKLSGKSAEIGNVEEDVSFRNLEGNNLEISFNPDYMRDALRASVTDSVIMSFTKSLRPFIINPDKEDIEFVQLITPVRTY, via the coding sequence ATGAAGTTTACAATTAATCGCAATCTGTTTATCGAAAACCTCAATAATGTAATGCGGGCCATCTCATCAAGAGCTACTATTCCAATTCTTAGTGGAATTAAGTTAGACTTAACAGAAGATGAACTTACGCTAACCGGTAGTGATACAGATATTTCAATTGAAATTCAAATTCCAGTCAATGATGATTTAAATGTGGAATCTACAGGTTCTATTGTTTTACCAGCTAGATTCTTTAGTGAAATCGTAAAAAAATTGCCAGGTAAAGACTTCTCATTTGAAGTAAAAGAAAGTTTTCAAACTCAGATCATATCTGAAAATAGTGAATTTACAATTAATGGTTTAGATGCTAATAACTATCCACGTTTACCAGAAATTCCAGATGCTGCTTCATTCACTATTTCTGGTAAAACTTTCCGTGAAATCATTAATGAAACGCAATTTGCTACTTCCAATGATCAAACACGAGCAATTTTAACTGGGGTACGTTTCTTCTTTAGTCCAGATAAAATTAAAGCTGTCGCAACTGATTCCCACCGTTTATCTCAAAGAACAATTGCTTTAGAAAACGGACCTCAAGCTGAAACTGATTTGATTATTCCTGGTAAAAGTTTGCAGGAATTAGCTAGAATCATTGGTGAAGCTGATCCAGAAGTTAAAGTTTGCCCAGGTGATAACCAAGCTTTATTTGTAATTGGCAACTTGTCCTTCTATTCACGTCTTTTGGACGGAAATTATCCAGACACTGATCGCTTGATTCCGACTGAAAAGACCACTAGTGTTGAATTTGACATTTCCGAATTATCTAGTGCCCTTGAACGTGCCAGTTTGTTAACTCATGCTGGCCGTAACAACGTGGTTACTTTGACTTTAGATATAGAAAATCAATCAGCTAAGTTATCAGGTAAATCTGCGGAAATTGGTAATGTTGAAGAAGATGTTAGCTTCAGAAATCTTGAAGGAAACAATTTAGAGATTTCCTTCAACCCTGACTATATGCGTGATGCGTTAAGAGCTTCAGTAACAGATTCTGTAATTATGAGTTTTACTAAGTCACTTCGTCCATTTATCATTAATCCAGATAAAGAAGACATTGAATTTGTGCAATTAATTACGCCAGTTAGAACATATTAA
- the yaaA gene encoding S4 domain-containing protein YaaA, translated as MKVSIIKYFKVDGDHITLGQFLKEESIISSGGQAKWYLKDNPVTLNGELEDRRGKKMHVGDHVVVNGQEYEFR; from the coding sequence TTGAAGGTGAGCATTATTAAGTATTTTAAAGTTGACGGCGATCATATTACTTTGGGGCAATTCCTGAAGGAAGAGAGCATTATTTCATCAGGTGGACAAGCTAAATGGTACTTAAAAGATAATCCAGTAACTTTAAATGGTGAACTTGAAGATCGAAGAGGCAAAAAGATGCATGTTGGTGATCATGTAGTGGTTAATGGCCAAGAATATGAGTTTCGGTAG